The Panthera tigris isolate Pti1 chromosome F3, P.tigris_Pti1_mat1.1, whole genome shotgun sequence genome includes a window with the following:
- the NUAK2 gene encoding NUAK family SNF1-like kinase 2 isoform X4 has translation MHIRREIEIMSSLNHPHIIAIHEVFENSSKIVIVMEYASRGDLYDYISERQRLSEQDARHFFRQIVSAVHYCHQNGVVHRDLKLENILLDANGNIKIADFGLSNLYRQGEFLQTFCGSPLYASPEIVNGKPYTGPEVDSWSLGVLLYILVHGTMPFDGQDHKTLVKQISNGSYREPLKPSDACGLIRWLLMVNPTRRATLEDVASHWWVNWGYATRVGEQEALHEGGHPGSDSGRASMADWLRRSSRPLLENGAKVCSFFKQHAPGGGSIAPGLERQHSLKKSRKENDMAQSRQGDLADDPSLRPGRGNLKLPKGILKKKAPTLSEGARADPEPSLGPASPGQAAPLLPKKGILKKSRQRESGYYSSPEPSESGELLDAGDVFVSGDSEEQKPPQASGVPLHRKGILKHNGKFSRTALELPTPSTFGSLDELASPHPLARASRPSGAMSEDSILSSESFDQLDLPERLPEPLLRGCVSVDNLMGLEEPPAEGSGSRGLRRWWQDPLGDSCFSLTDCQEVTEAYRQALGVCSKLS, from the exons ATGCACATTCGGCGAGAGATTGAGATCATGTCATCACTCAACCACCCCCACATCATTGCCATCCACGAAG TGTTTGAGAACAGCAGCAAGATTGTGATCGTCATGGAGTACGCCAGCCGGGGCGACCTGTACGACTACATCAGTGAGCGGCAGCGGCTCAGTGAGCAGGACGCCCGCCATTTCTTCCGGCAGATCGTGTCGGCCGTGCACTATTGCCACCAG AATGGGGTTGTCCACCGTGATCTCAAGCTGGAGAATATCCTCTTAGATGCCAATGGAAATATTAAG ATTGCAGACTTTGGGCTCTCCAACCTCTACCGCCAGGGCGAGTTCCTGCAGACGTTCTGTGGGAGCCCCCTGTACGCCTCCCCTGAGATCGTCAACGGGAAACCCTACACGGGCCCAGAG GTGGACAGCTGGTCCTTGGGTGTCCTTCTGTACATCCTGGTCCATGGTACCATGCCCTTTGATGGGCAGGACCATAAGACGCTGGTGAAACAGATCAGCAACGGGTCCTACAGGGAGCCGCTTAAACCCTCTG ATGCTTGTGGCCTGATCCGGTGGTTGTTGATGGTGAACCCCACCCGCCGAGCCACCCTGGAGGATGTGGCCAGTCACTGGTGGGTCAACTGGGGCTACGCCACCCGCGTGGGGGAGCAGGAGGCTCTGCACGAGGGCGGGCACCCTGGCAGCGACTCTGGCCGGGCCTCCATGGCTGACTGGCTGCGGCGGTCCTCTCGCCCGCTCCTGGAGAATGGGGCCAAGGTCTGCAGCTTCTTCAAGCAGCACGCGCCTGGAGGCGGGAGCATCGCCCCAGGCCTGGAGCGCCAGCATTCGCTCAAGAAGTCCCGCAAAGAGAACGACATGGCCCAGTCTCGCCAGGGGGACCTGGCTGACGATCCCTCTCTCCGCCCCGGCAGGGGCAACCTCAAGCTGCCGAAGGGCATTCTCAAGAAGAAGGCACCAACCTTGTCAGAAGGGGCAAGGGCAGACCCCGAGCCCAGCCTGGGCCCTGCGAgcccagggcaggctgcccccCTGCTCCCCAAGAAGGGCATCCTCAAGAAGTCTCGGCAGCGGGAATCTGGCTACTACTCCTCTCCGGAACCCAGTGAATCTGGGGAGCTCCTGGACGCCGGCGATGTGTTTGTGAGTGGGGACTCTGAGGAGCAGAAGCCCCCCCAGGCCTCAGGGGTGCCCCTCCATCGCAAAGGCATCCTCAAACACAATGGCAAGTTCTCCCGCACAGCCCTGGAGCTCCCAACCCCTTCCACCTTCGGCTCCTTGGATGAACTGGCCTCCCCTCACCCTCTGGCCCGGGCCAGCCGCCCCTCCGGGGCTATGAGTGAGGACAGCATCCTGTCCTCTGAGTCGTTTGACCAGCTGGACTTGCCTGAACGGCTCCCCGAGCCCCTGCTGCGGGGCTGTGTGTCTGTGGACAACCTCATGGGGCTTGAGGAGCCCCCCGCAGAGGGTTCTGGAAGCAGAGGCCTGAGGCGCTGGTGGCAGGACCCCCTGGGGGATAGCTGCTTTTCCCTGACAGACTGCCAGGAGGTGACAGAGGCCTACCGACAGGCACTGGGGGTCTGCTCAAAGCTCAGCTGA